Below is a genomic region from candidate division KSB1 bacterium.
TGTCGCGAGATGGATTGTTTATCCCAGTGTTGGCAAAAATTCATCCCAAGTACCGAACCCCCAATCGCGCCATGATCGCTCAGGCGCTTTGGGCAACCGTTTTGCTCATGGGGGCTGCTTTCGCTGGCCGCGCGTATGAAACGATCATTGATTTCTTCTCATTCACTTCATCAATCTTTAACGTCTCAACCTTTGCGGCTGTGTTCATTTTAAGAAAAAAATATCCCAATGCCCCCAGACCTTACCGAGTTTGGGGCTATCCCTTCACACTGATCATCGTGCTGATCATTCAGCTTTGGTTTATGGGGGTGACATTATATACGGCCTTCGTCCCATCGCTTTTGGGTATGCTGCTAACTTGTTCGGGTCTCATTTACTATTATCGAGGGAAGCTTAAGTTATGGTGGCAGAGGCGATAATGAAAAAACTCAAGTTGCCATTGCTTTGACTGACAGGATTATCATCGACTAATGCTTGTAATTAGCATCGGCTAAATACCATTTGTATAGCCATCCAGATGCTATGCCACAATTCTGGTGAGATAATTTCCTTGAGCTGTTCTAATCTGCCATCGGGAAAATCTTGCCTGCGTAATTGCTGGGCAGGCTCAAATTTATTTAAATCTACTATCATCAAAACATGGAATACGGCTGACCCTTGCATGCAAGCACGCAGGGAACTGTTCACAGCACAATAATTTAAATGCCCCAGGCTAAACTCAGGAGCTAATTTTTTTGCCTGCTTAATTAGATAGGTGGGATTATTTTTCAGGAATTCTTCGGGCTCAAGACATTGACCCGAAACTCCTTTTCGATTGGCGATGTAGAAATTGATATAGGTGGCATAACTCTCATGAGTCGTTCTACAATTTCGAGTTAACTTAGCCAGAATCGACTGATATTGAGATGAATTCTCCACATGATGAATCAGATGAGCCTGAAAATGAAGAACAGTACCCTAAAGCGTGTTATTATTCAACTGTCTATGGAAATATTCGTGCAGGGAAATTAGCTCAGGGATGATCGATTGGGGAGCAGGATTAAATTTGACACCCGAATAGGTAAAATGATAGATCCCAAATTGTTCACCTGCTTCAATCTTGAATAACAAATCCTCAAGATTATGGTCGTTGTACTGCAGCATTCATGATCAGCCTGCAAACTATAGCTAAGTAACTAGATGGTTAGGAAGTTATTGTCATTCCCTGGCCTTTTAAGTCAATCATATCATCTTTGAAAAGCAACTAAATTTTGGTTTTTTAGATTAAGATTTGTCCATTGCCCGTAATACTCGTCTCCATCAATCGATATTCCATCTGATTCACAAACCCCATCTCCCTGGCATATTTTTCCTTCGCTGCGGTTACGGCATCATCGATCATGTAATCGCCTTTGATTTCGATTATGGTCCAGCTTCCGTCATTATTTTGCATCAGGAAATCAGGATAATATTTGCGCACGGTTTGGCTGATGGGATCGATGTAGCTGATAAAAAATTCTGATTCACCATGGGTGAGCATGCCTGTGAAGTAGAGTTTATTCACATTGCTTCGTTTTAATAAATCGAGAAAGAAAGTCTTCTCTGTCCCAGAATCGAAACAGTAGTTGTCCAGGTGAAAACTCTTCTGGATAAACTGCGTGATCGATGGTTCGTTATCAACCACCAGCAGTTCTTTTTTCACCAGCCAGGAATAGAAAATGGATTGTTTATAATTCGGTAGAATTAGGTTTGAAGATGGTCAACTATGAAATGCTTTTTATATCACAATAAAACCTCAAATCACAATTCGTACAAACCCGCCTCGGCCGCTGGGCGATCCCAAAATCCTTGCCTTCAATCCGCTGGATGATGGCATCAAAATTCAGGAGGGATGAATAAAAATGTTGTGTTAAGTGCGCTTCAAATTAACTTAAGCAAACGGCAAATCTTCGTAGCTGTTGTAAATCGATTGGGAATAATAGCAGCCCGAAATGAATGAATTCGGCAAATAATTCCAACAACATTTTGCGCTGTAATAATAAGTTAAATTAATCGAGCCTTGAATGCTAGCATGTCAGTAGTTGACAGATTTTATTTATCCCCAATGAGTGAGAAGTACAAAAATTAGTTGAGGCGAGAAAAGAAGCTCCCACAGAATTGAAATCCCACAGAAATGAATTTTGCTAATTTCTGAGACACTCCAATTCTATGGTAGATATACTTCTGCAAAATAGTAAAATTCATGTCATTCCGAACGGATCCGCCAACTGGCGGAGGAGTGAGGAATCTGTATATGGCATAAATATAGCTGATTAACCAGATTTCTCGCTTCACTCGAAACGACAAGATGTTGTATTTTACAGAACTCTAATGGGAGAATAAAAAAAATCGTTCCCCCTCTGATTAATGAAAAGGTTTAATCACCCGAATTACCCTAGTTACCCAATTACCTCAATTACCCAGTTATCCAATTACTTAATCCCCAACTTCATCCAGCCGATCGCTCCATAAAAACTTCCTTGTCTCTGCAACAATCACCCCGCTCAGTAGCAACAGCGAGATCAAATTGGGAATTGCCATCAGTCCGTTGGCAATATCGGCAAAGGACCAGACCGCTGGCATGGTGGCGACGGAGCCGACCATGACCATGACCACCCAAACCAGACGATAAGGGAGAATGATGCGAGTCCCAAATAGATATTCCGCTGCTTTTTCGCCGTAATAGGACCAGCCGAGAATGGTGGAAAAGACGAAGGTGAGCAAGCCAATGGTCAAAACGATAGGGCCGATGACGGGAATATCGGAGAACGCGGCTTTGGTGAGCGCTGCGCCAGAAAGGCCTTTGAGCCATTCATTGGAATTGACCAGCACCAATCCTGTCATGGCGCAGACGACGACCGTATCCCAAAACGTGCCTGTTGAGGATACCAGCGCCTGTCGGACGGGATTTTTGGTCTGTGCGGCAGCGGCGACGATAGGTGCGCTGCCCAGTCCTGATTCATTGGAAAAAAGACCGCGAGCAATGCCGTAGCGGATCGCCTCGCGAACGCCCGCACCGAGAAATCCGCCCAGAGCCGCATGTCCAGTAAATGCGCTCTCCAAAATTAATTTGATGGTATGCGGAATGGTCGAAGCACCCATGATCAGCAAGATGACGCATCCCATCACATAAAACACTGCCATAAATGGGACCAATCCTTCGCAGACCCGGGCAATAGATTTAATCCCGCCGAGGATGACGATAGCAGTAAGGCTCGTCATAAAAACCCCAGTGATCCAGGGCAAATATTGAATCAGCTCGGGGAATCTTGTCGTAATCCAGAGAGAGCCCTTAACTGTTTCAGTGACCATGGAGGCGATGGAGTTGGCCTGCACCATATTGCCAATGCCAAATGCGGTGACTGCGGTGAGAGCGGCGAAGATGATGCCCAGCCATTTCATTTTCAGTCCCCGTTCCAGGACGTACATAGGGCCGCCCGCCATCAAGCCTGATGGGGTGGTGATGCGATATTTGACGGAGAGCACGGCTTCGGCGTATTTGGTGGCAATGCCAAACACACCCGTGAGCCAGGTCCAGAGCACGGCGCCAGGTCCGCCAGCGGCAATGGCTGTGGCAACGCCGACGATGTTGCCCGTCCCGATGGTTGCTGCTAATGCTGTGGTGAGAGCGCCAAAATGGCTGACATCCCCAGCGCCTTCGGTCTGCCGGCGGAACGAAAGTTTAATGGCTTTTCCGATATATCGTTGAATAAATCGCAAGCGAATAGTGAGAAACAAATGAGTTCCAAATAGAAGCACAAGCAGCGGTATTCCCCAGACCCAGTTGCTAATCTTGCTTAAGAGTTGTTCTAAACCTTGCATGTCGATTCCTTTCCTATGAGTTTTTCCGCGGCAATTTGAAACGACGATTACTAATCAGACTGATTTCATCGCTTAAAGCGATGGAATCAGTCTGAGGGCAAATAATAAAAAAATTGTAGCCGAAAGTCAAGGAGAATCTCTAGGGAGATTGTAAGCGTTATGCATGGTCAAATAAAACCGCTGAAGCGATCTCAAAAAATCCATGATGCTGCGAGGAAGATGGGTGAATTACGGTGTGAATAACCAACTTGGATGAATTTGCGTGATGGTCTGAGCAGAAATACTCAAAAAATCTATTGCAAAATAGGTTAATTTTCTCTATATTTGGGCTTCATTTCTATCCGCTAATAAAAAATATCGCATGAGCAATTAAAATAGGAGCACCAAGGAGGGTCTCATGGCATCAACGGTGAACTGGCTGATTATTATCGGCGTTGTGCTTGTCTTGTTTATTCTGATTATTATTGCATTGGCGAAGCAATATCGAAAGGTTGGTCCGAACGAGGTATTGATCATTTCAGGTGGTCGAGTGCGAAAGGTAACAGATCCGGATGGAACAGTGAGGAAGATCGGTTATCGGATCAGTATCGGTGGCGGTACGTTTGTGAAACCATTTATTGAGCAGGTGCAGGTGCTGCCGCTGGAAATTTACACATTGAACATCAAGACCCCGGAGGTCTTAACGGCCCAGGGCGTGCATATTATCGCAGAGGCCACAGCACAAGTCAAGATCAGCAGTGAGGAGAGTGCGATCCGAAAGGCGGCTGAGCAGTTTTTAAGCAGCGGAGCGCAAGGGATCAAAGATGTATCTTACAGTGTGCTTGAAGGCTATATGCGGGCGGTGCTTGGGTCGATGACGGTGGAAGAGATTTATCAGAACCGCGAGAAGTTTGCAGCTCGGGTCATTCAGGAATCGCAAAAAGATTTTGCGCGCATGGGGCTGGAAGTGTTGTCGTTCGCTTTGAAAGATATTAATGACACGCAGGGATATTTAGCAGCGCTGGGACAGCCGCAGATCGCACAGGTGAAAATGAATGCTGCCATTGCTCAAGCTGAGACGGATAAGGAGGCATCGATTCGAGCCGCGCAGGCAAGAAAGGACGGCGATATTGCCAAATTGAAAGCTGAAATTGAAATTGCAAAGGCAAATCGGGATTTCGAGGCACAGCGAGCCCAATACCAAGCGGACATCAATCAGAAGCGGGCATTGGCTGATCTCTCTTATGATTTAGAGAAATATCGCATCGTTCAGCAGATCAAAAAAGAAGAGTCTCAGGTGAAATTGATTGAAAAGGAACAGGCGATCAAGATCGAAGAGATGGAGATTTTGCGGAAGGAGAAAGAATTGGAGGCTTCGGTCAAGAAAGCTGCCGATGCCAAGAAGTATCAAATGCAGGCAGAGG
It encodes:
- a CDS encoding sodium:alanine symporter family protein, producing the protein MQGLEQLLSKISNWVWGIPLLVLLFGTHLFLTIRLRFIQRYIGKAIKLSFRRQTEGAGDVSHFGALTTALAATIGTGNIVGVATAIAAGGPGAVLWTWLTGVFGIATKYAEAVLSVKYRITTPSGLMAGGPMYVLERGLKMKWLGIIFAALTAVTAFGIGNMVQANSIASMVTETVKGSLWITTRFPELIQYLPWITGVFMTSLTAIVILGGIKSIARVCEGLVPFMAVFYVMGCVILLIMGASTIPHTIKLILESAFTGHAALGGFLGAGVREAIRYGIARGLFSNESGLGSAPIVAAAAQTKNPVRQALVSSTGTFWDTVVVCAMTGLVLVNSNEWLKGLSGAALTKAAFSDIPVIGPIVLTIGLLTFVFSTILGWSYYGEKAAEYLFGTRIILPYRLVWVVMVMVGSVATMPAVWSFADIANGLMAIPNLISLLLLSGVIVAETRKFLWSDRLDEVGD
- a CDS encoding SPFH domain-containing protein yields the protein MASTVNWLIIIGVVLVLFILIIIALAKQYRKVGPNEVLIISGGRVRKVTDPDGTVRKIGYRISIGGGTFVKPFIEQVQVLPLEIYTLNIKTPEVLTAQGVHIIAEATAQVKISSEESAIRKAAEQFLSSGAQGIKDVSYSVLEGYMRAVLGSMTVEEIYQNREKFAARVIQESQKDFARMGLEVLSFALKDINDTQGYLAALGQPQIAQVKMNAAIAQAETDKEASIRAAQARKDGDIAKLKAEIEIAKANRDFEAQRAQYQADINQKRALADLSYDLEKYRIVQQIKKEESQVKLIEKEQAIKIEEMEILRKEKELEASVKKAADAKKYQMQAEAEAESYRIEAEAKARAEALKLQGLTEAELIKARGAAEAEAMKQKAESWKDYNEAAIYKMIIDALPELARAVSEPLSKIDKIVMVGGGDGSVGVSKITEQVAQVLAQLPTVVESLSGVDLKKLLEKLPGQKKENG